One genomic segment of Sparus aurata chromosome 24, fSpaAur1.1, whole genome shotgun sequence includes these proteins:
- the hecw2b gene encoding E3 ubiquitin-protein ligase HECW2 isoform X2, whose translation MASAATASSSPSSPSSSANGSAREHLLAVRRRTPHGRPYTIGPDNLRSLSVQGTVETSTSGSSSAMQSGNQSESTGVGLQRANSDTDLVTSDSRSSLTASTYQLTLGHSHLVISWDIKEEVDATDWIGLYHIDETCVANVWDSKNRGVNGTQKGQIVWRLEPGPYFMEPETKVCFKYYHGVTGALRATTPCITIKNPGVPVGSEGQVEDQSGTEHCRKLVSFTLSDIRAAGLKKGMFFNPDPYLKMSIQPGKRSGLPKFTHHGQERRSSIIANTTNPVWHGEKYTFVALLTDVLEIEVKDKFAKSRPIIKRFLGQLIIPVQRLLEGPTADDQLVSYGLCRRLPTDHVSGQLLFRVDITSTGQEASPDTGGTILGGAVNSDPGSPSDDEDLPHASSSSRVACEPSPTGSDEGSLIVNGAGYYGDDSVWREPGQLGEEDLLPMAVGGHTHRQVSLNDYLDAIEAPRSPGDRPLVGPSPKLRSSFPTDTRLNAMLHIDSDEDEEHREQTQEAETPQSTDSSRRPATSESLGNEGSNAEPQGSNGTGTGNGPEAGSPAGAQPASEPAGAEGGAAEGAARDQTQVPNNGDGEVTGASAEAANVTGETSAAPSAAQASGAEGAAAPAPGESVEECTCQEPSSMGANQDVICTSSLGPLSPIQEVDTRKEVAPKAEEEGAESSSSEANGPVAAATRPKTDRGGGSSEAGATASGGDGQEEEEEEGGEVWRRRQSMQASGGQEVCRPRESPNGAAGGEREMGATAQVNGHQSVRSLPSVRHDISRYQRVDEPLPPNWEARIDSHGRIFYVDHVNRTTTWQRPTAPPAPQTLQRSNSIQQMEQLNRRYQSIRRTITNDSRPEEQPANELPPDETDMHPSIPELRRDNSVAQSSSSRSRLTLLLQSPSAKFLTSPDFFTVLHSNPSAYRMFTTNTCLKHMISKVRRDAHHYERYQHNRDLVAFLNMFSNKQLELPRGWEMKHDHTGKPFFVDHNCRATTFIDPRLPLQSTRPPSVLAHRQHLTRQRSHSAGEVSPRRLVGEDPRHAGPPVLPRPSSTFTSANRRDCQDVVPVAYNDKIVAFLRQPNIFEILQERQPDFNRNHSLREKVQLIRTDGGSGLARLSGDADLVMLLSLFEDEVMSYVPPHALLHPSYCQSPRGSPVSSPQNSPGTQRANARAPAPYKRDFEAKLRNFYRKLETKGYGQGPGKLKLIIRRDHLLEDAFNQIMCYSRKDLQRSKLYVSFVGEEGLDYSGPSREFFFLVSRELFNPYYGLFEYSANDTYTVQISPMSAFVDNHHEWFRFSGRILGLALIHQYLLDAFFTRPFYKGLLRIPCDLSDLEYLDEEFHQSLQWMKDNDIEDMLDLTFTVNEEVFGQITERELKPGGANIPVSEKNKKEYIERMVKWRIERGVVQQTESLVRGFYEVVDARLVSVFDARELELVIAGTAEIDLSDWRNNTEYRGGYHDNHIVIRWFWAAVERFNNEQRLRLLQFVTGTSSIPYEGFASLRGSNGPRRFCVEKWGKVTSLPRAHTCFNRLDLPPYPSFSMLYEKMLTAVEETSTFGLE comes from the exons aTGAGACGTGTGTGGCCAACGTGTGGGACTCCAAGAATCGCGGCGTGAACGGCACCCAGAAGGGACAGATCGTGTGGAGGCTGGAGCCGGGACCCTACTTCATGGAGC CGGAGACTAAGGTCTGCTTTAAATACTATCATGGCGTAACTGGAGCACTGAGAGCAACGACACCTTGTATCACCATCAAGAATCCTGGAGTACCG GTGGGCAGTGAAGGCCAAGTGGAGGACCAATCAGGGACTGAGCACTGTCGGAAACTCGTTAGCTTCACCCTATCAG ACATCCGGGCGGCGGGCCTGAAGAAGGGCATGTTCTTCAACCCCGACCCCTACCTGAAGATGTCCATTCAGCCCGGGAAGAGGAGCGGCCTCCCCAAGTTCACCCACCACGGCCAGGAGAGACGCTCCTCCATCATAGCCAACACCACCAACCCGGTGTGGCACGGGGAG AAATATACCTTTGTGGCTCTGCTGACCGACGTGTTGGAGATCGAGGTGAAGGATAAGTTTGCCAAGAGCCGACCAATCATCAAGCGGTTTCTGGGTCAGCTGATCATCCCAGTGCAGAGACTCCTGGAGGGCCCGACGGCTGA tgatcAGCTGGTCAGCTACGGCCTGTGTCGTCGACTCCCTACGGATCACGTGAGCGGCCAGCTGCTGTTCAGAGTCGATATCACCTCCACAGGAcaagaag CTTCCCCAGACACTGGGGGAACTATCTTGGGTGGCGCGGTCAACAGCGACCCTGGCAGTCCCTCCGATGACGAAGACCTCCCTCATGCATCCTCCTCGTCACGTGTTGCTTGTGAACCCTCCCCCACGGGCTCCGACGAGGGCTCCCTGATAGTCAACGGTGCTGGTTACTATGGCGACGACAGCGTTTGGCGAGAGCCGGGGCAGTTAGGGGAGGAGGACCTGCTGCCTATGGCTGTGGGTGGCCACACCCACCGGCAGGTGTCGCTCAATGACTACCTGGACGCCATCGAGGCTCCCAGGAGCCCAGGAGACCGGCCTTTAGTGGGGCCTTCTCCAAAGCTCCGCTCCAGCTTTCCAACGGACACTCGGCTCAATGCGATGCTGCACATAGACtcggatgaggatgaggagcacAGGGAGCAAACGCAGGAAGCGGAGACACCGCAGAGTACGGACTCATCAAGGAGACCGGCTACATCCGAGTCTCTGGGGAATGAAGGTTCAAATGCAGAGCCACAGGGGTCGAATGGAACTGGGACTGGCAACGGACCAGAGGCAGGTTCCCCCGCTGGTGCTCAGCCTGCAAGTGAGCCTGCAGGAGCTGAAGGTGGAGCTGCAGAAGGTGCAGCCAGAGACCAAACACAGGTACCAAACAACGGGGATGGAGAGGTCACTGGGGCGTCAGCAGAGGCTGCAAATGTCACCGGAGAAACGTCCGCAGCTCCCAGTGCCGCTCAGGCATCAGGagctgagggggctgcagcacctGCTCCGGGGGAGTCTGTGGAGGAGTGTACCTGCCAGGAGCCGAGCAGCATGGGCGCCAACCAGGACGTTATCTGCACGTCCTCACTTGGTCCACTTTCACCCATTCAG GAGGTGGATACAAGAAAAGAGGTGGCTCCGAAggcggaggaggaaggggcGGAGTCGTCGAGCAGCGAGGCGAACGGGCCAGTCGCAGCAGCTACTCGGCCCAAAACGgaccgaggaggaggaagttcaGAAGCTG GAGCGACGGCAAGCGGCGGGGacgggcaggaggaggaggaggaggagggaggcgaggtgtggaggaggaggcagtCCATGCAGGCCTCTGGAGGCCAGGAGGTGTGCAGGCCCAGAGAGAGTCCCAACGGAGCGgcagggggggagagagagatgg gTGCCACAGCTCAGGTCAATGGCCACCAGTCTGTTCGCTCCCTGCCATCTGTGCGCCATGACATCAGCCGCTACCAGAGAGTGGACGAGCCACTACCGccca acTGGGAGGCTCGCATCGACAGCCACGGTCGGATCTTCTACGTGGACCACGTGAACAGAACCACGACATGGCAGCGCCCCACCGCTCCCCCGGCCCCGCAGACCCTCCAGAGGTCCAACTCCATACAGCAGATGGAGCAGCTGAACCGCAG GTATCAGAGTATACGCAGGACGATTACAAACGACAGCAGACCAGAGGAGCAGCCAGCCAATGAGCTGCCGCCCGACGAGACCGACATGCACCCTTCCATCCCAG agctgCGCAGGGACAACAGTGTGGCTcagtccagctcctccaggtctcgcctcaccctgctgctgcagtcCCCCAGCGCCAAGTTCCTCACCAGCCCCGACTTCTTCACTGTGCTGCATTCCAACCCT agtgcCTACCGTATGTTCACCACCAACACGTGTCTGAAGCATATGATCAGTAAGGTTCGTCGGGATGCTCACCACTACGAGCGCTACCAGCACAACAGGGACCTGGTGGCCTTCCTCAACATGTTCTCAAACAAACAGCTGGAGCTGCCCAGAGGCTGGGAGATGAAGCACGACCACACCGGCAAG CCTTTCTTCGTGGACCATAACTGCCGCGCCACCACCTTCATCGACCCCCGGCTGCCTCTCCAGAGCACCCGGCCCCCCAGCGTCCTCGCCCACCGCCAACACCTGACCCGCCAACGCAGCCACAGTGCCGGGGAGGTCAGCCCAAGACGACTG GTGGGTGAAGACCCTCGTCATGCCGGCCCACCCGTCCTGCCGCGGCCTTCCAGCACCTTCACCTCTGCCAACAGGAGGGATTGCCAAGACGTTGTGCCAGTGG CTTACAACGACAAGATCGTGGCGTTCCTCCGACAACCGAACATCTTTGAGATTCTGCAGGAGCGGCAGCCCGACTTCAACCGGAACCATTCACTCAG GGAGAAGGTGCAGCTGATCCGCACAGATGGAGGGTCAGGATTGGCGAGGCTGTCGGGTGACGCTGACCTTGTCATGCTGCTAAG TCTGTTTGAAGATGAAGTAATGTCCTACGTGCCTCCTCACGCCTTACTTCACCCCAGCTACTGTCAGTCACCTCGGGGGTCCCCGGTCTCCTCCCCACAGAACTCGCCCG GTACTCAGAGAGCTAATGCAAGAGCCCCAGCCCCCTACAAGAGAGACTTTGAGGCCAAACTGCGCAACTTCTACAGGAAACTAGAAACTAAAGGCTACGGCCAAGGACCGGGGAAGCTAAA GTTGATCATCCGTCGTGACCACCTGCTCGAAGATGCCTTCAACCAGATCATGTGCTACTCCCGTAAAGACCTGCAGCGCAGCAAGCTCTACGTCAGCTTCGtaggggaggaggg GTTGGACTACAGCGGACCCTCCAGAGAGTTCTTCTTCCTGGTTTCCAGGGAGCTGTTCAACCCTTATTATGGTCTGTTTGAGTACTCAGCCAACGACACCTACACCGTCCAGATCAGCCCCATGTCCGCCTTCGTAGACAATCACCACGAATG gttcCGGTTCAGTGGTCGTATTCTGGGTTTGGCTCTGATCCACCAGTACCTGCTGGATGCCTTCTTTACCAGACCCTTTTATAAAGGCCTGCTGCGCAT TCCCTGTGACCTGAGCGACCTGGAGTATCTGGACGAGGAGTTTCACCAGTCCCTCCAGTGGATGAAGGACAACGACATAGAAGACATGCTGGACCTCACCTTCACCGTCAATGAGGAAGTCTTTGGACAG ATAACTGAAAGGGAGCTGAAGCCCGGTGGAGCCAACATCCCCGTCTCTGAGAAGAACAAGAAGGAATACATAGAGCGGATGGTGAAGTGGAGGATAGAGCGAGGAGTGGTGCAGCAGACTGAAAGCCTGGTCAGAGGCTTCTACGAG GTGGTGGATGCCCGGCTGGTGTCAGTGTTTGATGCCAGGGAGCTGGAGCTGGTGATCGCTGGCACAGCTGAGATTGACTTATCAGACTGGAGGAACAACACAGAGTACAGAGGAG GTTACCACGACAACCACATTGTGATCCGGTGGTTCTGGGCAGCAGTGGAGAGGTTCAACAATGAGCAGAGGCTGCGACTCCTGCAG TTTGTGACCGGGACGTCCAGTATTCCTTACGAGGGCTTCGCCTCGCTGCGAGGCAGCAACGGGCCCCGCAGGTTCTGTGTGGAGAAGTGGGGGAAGGTCACATCGCTGCCCAG AGCTCACACCTGTTTCAACCGGCTGGACCTGCCACCGTACCCGTCCTTCTCAATGCTGTATGAGAAGATGCTGACCGCCGTGGAGGAGACGAGCACTTTCGGGCTGGAATGA
- the hecw2b gene encoding E3 ubiquitin-protein ligase HECW2 isoform X1, translating into MASAATASSSPSSPSSSANGSAREHLLAVRRRTPHGRPYTIGPDNLRSLSVQGTVETSTSGSSSAMQSGNQSESTGVGLQRANSDTDLVTSDSRSSLTASTYQLTLGHSHLVISWDIKEEVDATDWIGLYHIDETCVANVWDSKNRGVNGTQKGQIVWRLEPGPYFMEPETKVCFKYYHGVTGALRATTPCITIKNPGVPVGSEGQVEDQSGTEHCRKLVSFTLSDIRAAGLKKGMFFNPDPYLKMSIQPGKRSGLPKFTHHGQERRSSIIANTTNPVWHGEKYTFVALLTDVLEIEVKDKFAKSRPIIKRFLGQLIIPVQRLLEGPTADDQLVSYGLCRRLPTDHVSGQLLFRVDITSTGQEEASPDTGGTILGGAVNSDPGSPSDDEDLPHASSSSRVACEPSPTGSDEGSLIVNGAGYYGDDSVWREPGQLGEEDLLPMAVGGHTHRQVSLNDYLDAIEAPRSPGDRPLVGPSPKLRSSFPTDTRLNAMLHIDSDEDEEHREQTQEAETPQSTDSSRRPATSESLGNEGSNAEPQGSNGTGTGNGPEAGSPAGAQPASEPAGAEGGAAEGAARDQTQVPNNGDGEVTGASAEAANVTGETSAAPSAAQASGAEGAAAPAPGESVEECTCQEPSSMGANQDVICTSSLGPLSPIQEVDTRKEVAPKAEEEGAESSSSEANGPVAAATRPKTDRGGGSSEAGATASGGDGQEEEEEEGGEVWRRRQSMQASGGQEVCRPRESPNGAAGGEREMGATAQVNGHQSVRSLPSVRHDISRYQRVDEPLPPNWEARIDSHGRIFYVDHVNRTTTWQRPTAPPAPQTLQRSNSIQQMEQLNRRYQSIRRTITNDSRPEEQPANELPPDETDMHPSIPELRRDNSVAQSSSSRSRLTLLLQSPSAKFLTSPDFFTVLHSNPSAYRMFTTNTCLKHMISKVRRDAHHYERYQHNRDLVAFLNMFSNKQLELPRGWEMKHDHTGKPFFVDHNCRATTFIDPRLPLQSTRPPSVLAHRQHLTRQRSHSAGEVSPRRLVGEDPRHAGPPVLPRPSSTFTSANRRDCQDVVPVAYNDKIVAFLRQPNIFEILQERQPDFNRNHSLREKVQLIRTDGGSGLARLSGDADLVMLLSLFEDEVMSYVPPHALLHPSYCQSPRGSPVSSPQNSPGTQRANARAPAPYKRDFEAKLRNFYRKLETKGYGQGPGKLKLIIRRDHLLEDAFNQIMCYSRKDLQRSKLYVSFVGEEGLDYSGPSREFFFLVSRELFNPYYGLFEYSANDTYTVQISPMSAFVDNHHEWFRFSGRILGLALIHQYLLDAFFTRPFYKGLLRIPCDLSDLEYLDEEFHQSLQWMKDNDIEDMLDLTFTVNEEVFGQITERELKPGGANIPVSEKNKKEYIERMVKWRIERGVVQQTESLVRGFYEVVDARLVSVFDARELELVIAGTAEIDLSDWRNNTEYRGGYHDNHIVIRWFWAAVERFNNEQRLRLLQFVTGTSSIPYEGFASLRGSNGPRRFCVEKWGKVTSLPRAHTCFNRLDLPPYPSFSMLYEKMLTAVEETSTFGLE; encoded by the exons aTGAGACGTGTGTGGCCAACGTGTGGGACTCCAAGAATCGCGGCGTGAACGGCACCCAGAAGGGACAGATCGTGTGGAGGCTGGAGCCGGGACCCTACTTCATGGAGC CGGAGACTAAGGTCTGCTTTAAATACTATCATGGCGTAACTGGAGCACTGAGAGCAACGACACCTTGTATCACCATCAAGAATCCTGGAGTACCG GTGGGCAGTGAAGGCCAAGTGGAGGACCAATCAGGGACTGAGCACTGTCGGAAACTCGTTAGCTTCACCCTATCAG ACATCCGGGCGGCGGGCCTGAAGAAGGGCATGTTCTTCAACCCCGACCCCTACCTGAAGATGTCCATTCAGCCCGGGAAGAGGAGCGGCCTCCCCAAGTTCACCCACCACGGCCAGGAGAGACGCTCCTCCATCATAGCCAACACCACCAACCCGGTGTGGCACGGGGAG AAATATACCTTTGTGGCTCTGCTGACCGACGTGTTGGAGATCGAGGTGAAGGATAAGTTTGCCAAGAGCCGACCAATCATCAAGCGGTTTCTGGGTCAGCTGATCATCCCAGTGCAGAGACTCCTGGAGGGCCCGACGGCTGA tgatcAGCTGGTCAGCTACGGCCTGTGTCGTCGACTCCCTACGGATCACGTGAGCGGCCAGCTGCTGTTCAGAGTCGATATCACCTCCACAGGAcaagaag AAGCTTCCCCAGACACTGGGGGAACTATCTTGGGTGGCGCGGTCAACAGCGACCCTGGCAGTCCCTCCGATGACGAAGACCTCCCTCATGCATCCTCCTCGTCACGTGTTGCTTGTGAACCCTCCCCCACGGGCTCCGACGAGGGCTCCCTGATAGTCAACGGTGCTGGTTACTATGGCGACGACAGCGTTTGGCGAGAGCCGGGGCAGTTAGGGGAGGAGGACCTGCTGCCTATGGCTGTGGGTGGCCACACCCACCGGCAGGTGTCGCTCAATGACTACCTGGACGCCATCGAGGCTCCCAGGAGCCCAGGAGACCGGCCTTTAGTGGGGCCTTCTCCAAAGCTCCGCTCCAGCTTTCCAACGGACACTCGGCTCAATGCGATGCTGCACATAGACtcggatgaggatgaggagcacAGGGAGCAAACGCAGGAAGCGGAGACACCGCAGAGTACGGACTCATCAAGGAGACCGGCTACATCCGAGTCTCTGGGGAATGAAGGTTCAAATGCAGAGCCACAGGGGTCGAATGGAACTGGGACTGGCAACGGACCAGAGGCAGGTTCCCCCGCTGGTGCTCAGCCTGCAAGTGAGCCTGCAGGAGCTGAAGGTGGAGCTGCAGAAGGTGCAGCCAGAGACCAAACACAGGTACCAAACAACGGGGATGGAGAGGTCACTGGGGCGTCAGCAGAGGCTGCAAATGTCACCGGAGAAACGTCCGCAGCTCCCAGTGCCGCTCAGGCATCAGGagctgagggggctgcagcacctGCTCCGGGGGAGTCTGTGGAGGAGTGTACCTGCCAGGAGCCGAGCAGCATGGGCGCCAACCAGGACGTTATCTGCACGTCCTCACTTGGTCCACTTTCACCCATTCAG GAGGTGGATACAAGAAAAGAGGTGGCTCCGAAggcggaggaggaaggggcGGAGTCGTCGAGCAGCGAGGCGAACGGGCCAGTCGCAGCAGCTACTCGGCCCAAAACGgaccgaggaggaggaagttcaGAAGCTG GAGCGACGGCAAGCGGCGGGGacgggcaggaggaggaggaggaggagggaggcgaggtgtggaggaggaggcagtCCATGCAGGCCTCTGGAGGCCAGGAGGTGTGCAGGCCCAGAGAGAGTCCCAACGGAGCGgcagggggggagagagagatgg gTGCCACAGCTCAGGTCAATGGCCACCAGTCTGTTCGCTCCCTGCCATCTGTGCGCCATGACATCAGCCGCTACCAGAGAGTGGACGAGCCACTACCGccca acTGGGAGGCTCGCATCGACAGCCACGGTCGGATCTTCTACGTGGACCACGTGAACAGAACCACGACATGGCAGCGCCCCACCGCTCCCCCGGCCCCGCAGACCCTCCAGAGGTCCAACTCCATACAGCAGATGGAGCAGCTGAACCGCAG GTATCAGAGTATACGCAGGACGATTACAAACGACAGCAGACCAGAGGAGCAGCCAGCCAATGAGCTGCCGCCCGACGAGACCGACATGCACCCTTCCATCCCAG agctgCGCAGGGACAACAGTGTGGCTcagtccagctcctccaggtctcgcctcaccctgctgctgcagtcCCCCAGCGCCAAGTTCCTCACCAGCCCCGACTTCTTCACTGTGCTGCATTCCAACCCT agtgcCTACCGTATGTTCACCACCAACACGTGTCTGAAGCATATGATCAGTAAGGTTCGTCGGGATGCTCACCACTACGAGCGCTACCAGCACAACAGGGACCTGGTGGCCTTCCTCAACATGTTCTCAAACAAACAGCTGGAGCTGCCCAGAGGCTGGGAGATGAAGCACGACCACACCGGCAAG CCTTTCTTCGTGGACCATAACTGCCGCGCCACCACCTTCATCGACCCCCGGCTGCCTCTCCAGAGCACCCGGCCCCCCAGCGTCCTCGCCCACCGCCAACACCTGACCCGCCAACGCAGCCACAGTGCCGGGGAGGTCAGCCCAAGACGACTG GTGGGTGAAGACCCTCGTCATGCCGGCCCACCCGTCCTGCCGCGGCCTTCCAGCACCTTCACCTCTGCCAACAGGAGGGATTGCCAAGACGTTGTGCCAGTGG CTTACAACGACAAGATCGTGGCGTTCCTCCGACAACCGAACATCTTTGAGATTCTGCAGGAGCGGCAGCCCGACTTCAACCGGAACCATTCACTCAG GGAGAAGGTGCAGCTGATCCGCACAGATGGAGGGTCAGGATTGGCGAGGCTGTCGGGTGACGCTGACCTTGTCATGCTGCTAAG TCTGTTTGAAGATGAAGTAATGTCCTACGTGCCTCCTCACGCCTTACTTCACCCCAGCTACTGTCAGTCACCTCGGGGGTCCCCGGTCTCCTCCCCACAGAACTCGCCCG GTACTCAGAGAGCTAATGCAAGAGCCCCAGCCCCCTACAAGAGAGACTTTGAGGCCAAACTGCGCAACTTCTACAGGAAACTAGAAACTAAAGGCTACGGCCAAGGACCGGGGAAGCTAAA GTTGATCATCCGTCGTGACCACCTGCTCGAAGATGCCTTCAACCAGATCATGTGCTACTCCCGTAAAGACCTGCAGCGCAGCAAGCTCTACGTCAGCTTCGtaggggaggaggg GTTGGACTACAGCGGACCCTCCAGAGAGTTCTTCTTCCTGGTTTCCAGGGAGCTGTTCAACCCTTATTATGGTCTGTTTGAGTACTCAGCCAACGACACCTACACCGTCCAGATCAGCCCCATGTCCGCCTTCGTAGACAATCACCACGAATG gttcCGGTTCAGTGGTCGTATTCTGGGTTTGGCTCTGATCCACCAGTACCTGCTGGATGCCTTCTTTACCAGACCCTTTTATAAAGGCCTGCTGCGCAT TCCCTGTGACCTGAGCGACCTGGAGTATCTGGACGAGGAGTTTCACCAGTCCCTCCAGTGGATGAAGGACAACGACATAGAAGACATGCTGGACCTCACCTTCACCGTCAATGAGGAAGTCTTTGGACAG ATAACTGAAAGGGAGCTGAAGCCCGGTGGAGCCAACATCCCCGTCTCTGAGAAGAACAAGAAGGAATACATAGAGCGGATGGTGAAGTGGAGGATAGAGCGAGGAGTGGTGCAGCAGACTGAAAGCCTGGTCAGAGGCTTCTACGAG GTGGTGGATGCCCGGCTGGTGTCAGTGTTTGATGCCAGGGAGCTGGAGCTGGTGATCGCTGGCACAGCTGAGATTGACTTATCAGACTGGAGGAACAACACAGAGTACAGAGGAG GTTACCACGACAACCACATTGTGATCCGGTGGTTCTGGGCAGCAGTGGAGAGGTTCAACAATGAGCAGAGGCTGCGACTCCTGCAG TTTGTGACCGGGACGTCCAGTATTCCTTACGAGGGCTTCGCCTCGCTGCGAGGCAGCAACGGGCCCCGCAGGTTCTGTGTGGAGAAGTGGGGGAAGGTCACATCGCTGCCCAG AGCTCACACCTGTTTCAACCGGCTGGACCTGCCACCGTACCCGTCCTTCTCAATGCTGTATGAGAAGATGCTGACCGCCGTGGAGGAGACGAGCACTTTCGGGCTGGAATGA